The Pirellulimonas nuda genome includes a region encoding these proteins:
- a CDS encoding glycoside hydrolase family 130 protein, which produces MQIKRTGIVLSPNSKRVVLRPFIPFPEDRKLRIIARISALPEGEVDQLINHVLEEFHGRHQRPRDFLLTRFERVREYLISDAPMSENRRLLIGAYFTQEYAVESAALFNPSMVWHPDQSGLPDGSQRFVLSLRATGEGHLSSITFRSGVVDAQCAITIDEPTRFATPPNVVPDTWYQKPLFVRKLNELGLAGVFTNHVMSRLDREFSLEQLDTALQLTVRENRTRHHEFSVVFDGILTLAKSNYEILYHADTKLSERLVFPYSPAETAGIEDARFVRFQEEDGGVRYYATYSAYDGKVVLPQLLETEDFLRFKMHTLNGPGVANKGFALFPRRIDGRYVMLSRQDGENLFLMDSDNLYFWHAKRVVVKPTFPWEYVQVGNCGSPIETETGWLVLSHGVGPMRKYCIGAFVLDRDDPTRVVARLRAPLVTPDENEREGYVPNVVYSCGAAVHNNVLILPYAMSDYASTFATVSVDDLLAAMEPA; this is translated from the coding sequence ATGCAGATTAAAAGAACCGGGATCGTCCTCTCGCCCAACAGCAAGCGGGTCGTCCTCCGTCCGTTTATTCCCTTCCCAGAAGACCGCAAGCTGCGCATCATCGCGCGCATCTCGGCATTGCCAGAAGGAGAGGTTGACCAGCTAATCAACCACGTGCTGGAAGAATTTCACGGCCGCCACCAACGGCCGCGCGATTTCCTACTCACTAGGTTCGAGAGGGTGCGCGAATACCTGATTTCCGACGCGCCGATGAGCGAGAACCGCCGGTTGCTGATCGGCGCCTACTTTACGCAGGAGTACGCCGTCGAGTCGGCGGCGCTCTTCAATCCCTCGATGGTCTGGCACCCCGACCAATCGGGGCTGCCCGACGGCTCACAACGCTTTGTGCTCAGCCTGCGAGCCACGGGCGAAGGGCACCTGTCGTCGATCACGTTCCGTTCCGGGGTCGTTGATGCCCAGTGCGCGATCACAATCGACGAGCCGACACGCTTTGCGACGCCTCCCAACGTCGTGCCCGACACGTGGTATCAGAAGCCGCTCTTCGTCCGCAAGCTCAACGAACTAGGGCTCGCCGGCGTCTTCACCAATCACGTCATGAGCCGTCTCGACCGGGAGTTCTCCCTCGAACAACTCGACACCGCGTTGCAGCTCACCGTGCGGGAGAACCGCACCCGTCACCACGAGTTCTCGGTTGTCTTTGACGGCATTTTGACTCTTGCCAAGTCCAACTACGAGATCCTGTACCACGCCGACACCAAGCTCTCCGAACGACTAGTCTTCCCCTACAGCCCCGCGGAAACCGCGGGAATCGAGGACGCGCGCTTCGTGCGATTTCAGGAAGAGGATGGCGGCGTGCGTTACTACGCCACCTACAGCGCCTACGACGGCAAAGTCGTCCTGCCGCAACTGCTGGAAACCGAAGACTTCCTTCGCTTCAAGATGCACACGCTCAACGGCCCGGGCGTCGCCAACAAGGGCTTCGCGCTGTTCCCTCGACGGATCGACGGCCGCTACGTGATGCTCTCTCGCCAGGACGGTGAGAACCTGTTCCTGATGGACTCCGACAACCTTTACTTCTGGCACGCAAAACGGGTTGTGGTGAAGCCGACCTTTCCTTGGGAGTACGTGCAGGTGGGCAACTGTGGGTCTCCGATCGAGACCGAGACGGGTTGGCTGGTGCTCAGCCACGGCGTTGGGCCGATGCGGAAGTACTGTATCGGCGCCTTCGTGCTCGACCGCGACGACCCCACCCGCGTCGTGGCCCGCCTGCGTGCTCCGCTGGTGACGCCCGACGAGAACGAGCGGGAAGGCTACGTCCCGAACGTCGTCTATAGTTGCGGGGCGGCCGTCCACAACAACGTGCTGATCCTCCCCTACGCGATGTCCGACTACGCCTCGACCTTCGCGACGGTCAGCGTCGACGACCTGCTGGCGGCGATGGAGCCGGCCTGA
- a CDS encoding tyrosine/phenylalanine carboxypeptidase domain-containing protein: MHGAYVAETEACQPAAEFAARLQRAVDAYFVDDRVEIVVDANLSSKAIAGTTRIRVRASALFTDLDFDQLYHHEALVHTATALNGRRQTNLASLGLGAPRTQEGIAVFAELATRSIDVNRLRRLALRIQALKLVLDGGDFLDCFRYLLQAGQDEREAYKSTQRIFRGGDVRGGIAFTKDSAYLKGLIETHVLLNVAIRDNQPQVIARLFAGRLTQSDVLTLGPYFDSGFLQAPRYVPPWASDTRRLAATLAYSAFMMSVDLAAITLDRFVAAAQRSDAECSS, encoded by the coding sequence ATCCACGGCGCCTACGTCGCGGAGACCGAGGCCTGCCAGCCGGCCGCGGAGTTCGCCGCCCGGCTGCAGCGGGCCGTCGATGCGTACTTCGTCGACGACCGGGTCGAGATCGTCGTCGACGCCAACCTGTCCTCCAAGGCCATCGCCGGGACGACCCGCATCCGCGTCCGCGCGTCGGCGTTGTTCACCGACCTCGACTTCGACCAGCTCTACCACCACGAAGCCCTGGTCCACACGGCCACGGCGCTGAACGGCCGCCGGCAGACGAACCTCGCCAGCCTCGGGCTGGGCGCGCCGCGCACCCAGGAGGGCATCGCGGTGTTTGCGGAGCTGGCGACGCGGTCGATCGACGTCAACCGGCTGCGGCGTTTGGCGCTGCGGATCCAGGCGCTGAAGCTCGTCCTGGACGGCGGCGATTTCCTCGATTGCTTTCGGTACTTACTGCAGGCCGGGCAGGACGAGCGTGAGGCCTACAAGTCGACGCAGCGCATCTTCCGAGGCGGGGACGTGCGCGGCGGGATCGCGTTCACCAAGGACAGCGCCTACCTCAAGGGGCTCATCGAGACGCACGTGCTATTGAACGTCGCCATCCGGGACAACCAGCCCCAGGTCATCGCCAGGCTCTTCGCCGGCCGGCTGACCCAGAGCGATGTCCTCACGCTGGGGCCGTACTTCGACTCGGGCTTCCTGCAGGCGCCGCGGTACGTGCCGCCGTGGGCGAGCGACACCCGCCGGCTCGCGGCGACGCTGGCCTACTCGGCGTTCATGATGAGCGTAGACTTGGCGGCCATCACGCTGGATCGGTTCGTGGCCGCCGCACAGCGGTCCGACGCGGAGTGCTCCTCCTAG
- a CDS encoding RNA-binding S4 domain-containing protein translates to MTHPNQTTIHLDQFLKAQGLVATGGQAKLVIQGGEVLVNGELETRRRRQLRQGDAVAYGAEEMVVQFDDDEETT, encoded by the coding sequence ATGACGCACCCCAACCAGACGACGATCCACCTCGACCAGTTCCTCAAGGCCCAAGGCCTCGTGGCGACCGGCGGCCAGGCCAAACTGGTCATCCAAGGGGGCGAGGTCCTGGTAAACGGCGAGCTAGAGACCCGCCGCCGCCGGCAATTGCGGCAGGGAGACGCGGTCGCGTACGGCGCGGAAGAGATGGTGGTGCAGTTCGACGACGACGAAGAAACAACGTGA
- a CDS encoding L-serine ammonia-lyase, protein MAILEPAQVVDRAIRIPSGDGMPSQQLSVFDMFKVGVGPSSSHTMGPWRAAQRFLRELPPPGPAGVARVAVRLYGSLAKTGRGHGTDIAVQLGLSGLDPETIDVGSIGPRIQEIADARQIVLQGRFAVPFDPQTDLQFHGEPLPFHPNGITFVAELRDGAQSEATYYSVGGGFVVAEQEPPAPEADPFPCPVDTAGQLLAHCRERRCSVSEVVLRNETSRRSDAEVRAGVARLRDAMIASVHRGCRTDGVLPGGLGVRRRACRMAEKLLGEPAGPDSAQWIAAIRRSAGGFPAVIDWVSCFALAVNEENAAFGRVVTAPTNGSAGVIPAVLLYGLLYCDFSDDAAFHFLLTASQVGCLFKKGATISAALGGCQAEIGVSSAMAAAGLAEALGGSPEQAAMAAEIAMEHHLGMTCDPIGGLVQIPCIERNAFGAVKAITAARMALGRDPSDARVSLDAVIRTMWETARDMNDKYKETSEGGLALYIPVNVIEC, encoded by the coding sequence ATGGCTATCCTGGAGCCGGCGCAGGTCGTCGACCGGGCCATCCGAATCCCTTCTGGAGATGGCATGCCGTCGCAGCAGCTCAGCGTGTTCGACATGTTTAAGGTCGGCGTGGGGCCCTCGAGCTCGCACACCATGGGGCCGTGGCGTGCGGCGCAGCGGTTTCTGCGGGAGCTCCCCCCGCCGGGGCCGGCCGGGGTGGCGCGGGTCGCCGTCCGGTTGTACGGCTCGCTCGCCAAGACCGGCCGCGGGCACGGGACGGACATCGCCGTGCAGCTCGGTCTATCGGGGCTCGACCCGGAGACAATCGACGTCGGTTCCATCGGCCCGCGAATTCAAGAGATCGCCGACGCGCGTCAGATCGTGCTGCAGGGGCGGTTCGCCGTACCCTTCGACCCGCAGACCGATCTCCAGTTCCACGGCGAGCCGCTGCCGTTTCACCCTAACGGAATAACGTTCGTCGCGGAGCTGCGCGACGGCGCCCAATCAGAGGCGACCTACTACTCCGTCGGCGGCGGGTTCGTCGTGGCCGAGCAAGAGCCCCCCGCCCCGGAAGCCGACCCCTTCCCCTGCCCGGTCGACACCGCCGGCCAGCTCCTCGCGCACTGCCGAGAACGCCGCTGCAGCGTCTCGGAGGTCGTGCTGCGGAACGAGACGAGCCGCCGGAGCGACGCGGAGGTGCGAGCGGGCGTCGCTCGGCTGCGCGACGCCATGATCGCCAGCGTCCACCGTGGCTGCCGCACCGACGGCGTGCTCCCCGGCGGGCTGGGCGTGCGTCGCCGCGCGTGCCGGATGGCCGAGAAGCTGCTTGGAGAGCCGGCCGGGCCGGACTCCGCCCAATGGATCGCCGCGATCCGCCGCAGCGCCGGGGGGTTCCCGGCGGTGATCGACTGGGTCAGTTGTTTCGCGCTAGCGGTGAACGAAGAGAACGCCGCGTTCGGCCGGGTGGTCACCGCCCCGACGAACGGCTCGGCGGGGGTGATCCCCGCGGTGCTGCTGTACGGGCTGCTCTACTGCGATTTTTCGGACGACGCGGCCTTCCACTTCTTGCTAACCGCCAGCCAGGTGGGCTGCTTGTTCAAGAAGGGGGCCACAATCTCTGCGGCCCTCGGGGGGTGTCAGGCAGAGATCGGCGTCTCTTCGGCGATGGCCGCCGCGGGACTCGCCGAAGCGCTGGGGGGGTCCCCCGAGCAGGCGGCGATGGCCGCCGAGATCGCCATGGAGCACCACCTGGGCATGACCTGCGACCCGATCGGCGGGCTGGTGCAGATCCCGTGCATCGAGCGCAACGCGTTCGGGGCCGTCAAGGCGATCACCGCCGCGCGGATGGCTTTGGGCCGGGACCCGAGCGACGCCCGCGTGTCGCTCGACGCCGTGATCCGCACGATGTGGGAGACCGCCCGCGACATGAACGACAAGTACAAGGAGACATCCGAAGGGGGCCTTGCGCTTTATATTCCGGTCAACGTGATCGAGTGCTAG
- a CDS encoding DUF1559 domain-containing protein, with product MAYLTRRPPKSGRRDRGFTLVELLVVIAIIGILVALLLPAVQAAREAARRMQCGNNLKQMGLAHLNYETAQGHFPDGMTLECDPVPTEGCRGWTNIHYTLAYYEEGVVEQSFDFDFEGGWLLWMREMNRTQPGVVTLLENTRLSAMLCPSLTKWEETYGSGYRRDYFGCFGGRGHSEAGGSSRFGTTDPLTTPLQGPDGPVADDGMLYANSSTKFSEVTDGSSKTFLGGESNHGNFSSAPDYGGCTGGPSPWHIGGSGKKDTLSGSSKYGRSQTSYGRALRGTINPLNYKIPCMSRVTDNTVPFGSDHAGGASMLYADGHVEFLADDIDFDLYQALSTRGGGETLNLN from the coding sequence GTGGCTTATCTAACTCGTCGACCACCGAAGTCTGGACGCCGCGACCGCGGGTTCACCTTGGTGGAACTGCTCGTAGTGATTGCGATCATCGGGATCTTGGTCGCGCTGCTGCTGCCAGCCGTCCAGGCGGCGCGAGAGGCGGCGCGCAGGATGCAGTGTGGCAACAACCTCAAGCAGATGGGCCTTGCCCACCTTAACTACGAGACCGCCCAGGGGCATTTCCCCGACGGCATGACGCTTGAGTGTGACCCGGTGCCGACGGAAGGGTGCCGCGGCTGGACGAACATCCACTACACGCTGGCTTACTACGAAGAGGGGGTCGTCGAACAATCGTTTGATTTCGACTTCGAAGGCGGGTGGCTTCTCTGGATGAGAGAGATGAATAGGACGCAACCTGGGGTGGTGACCCTGCTCGAGAACACGCGGCTCTCCGCGATGCTCTGCCCGAGCCTTACCAAGTGGGAGGAAACCTACGGCAGCGGCTACCGCAGGGATTACTTTGGCTGCTTCGGCGGACGGGGGCACAGTGAGGCCGGGGGCTCGTCAAGGTTCGGCACAACCGACCCGTTGACGACTCCGTTGCAGGGCCCGGACGGCCCGGTAGCGGATGATGGCATGCTCTATGCCAACAGCAGCACAAAATTCTCCGAGGTTACCGACGGCTCGTCGAAGACCTTTCTTGGTGGCGAGAGCAATCACGGCAACTTCTCCAGCGCACCCGACTACGGCGGCTGCACGGGTGGTCCCTCCCCCTGGCACATCGGTGGGTCAGGCAAGAAGGATACTCTGAGCGGCTCTTCGAAATACGGTCGTTCACAGACGTCCTATGGACGCGCGTTGCGGGGGACCATCAACCCCCTCAATTACAAGATCCCGTGCATGAGTAGGGTTACCGATAACACGGTCCCCTTCGGCAGCGACCACGCCGGCGGCGCCAGCATGCTCTACGCCGACGGTCATGTCGAGTTTCTGGCCGATGACATCGACTTCGATCTCTACCAAGCGTTGTCCACGCGTGGCGGCGGCGAGACCCTCAATTTGAATTAG
- a CDS encoding PEP-CTERM sorting domain-containing protein: MKILPLRLLTWRCFAKALLAPAMAIAISSAAQAVDWDGGGDGTSYQDPLNWVDDDPTFADLTRNISGAFTVERNVDITVNRTFVNGGAVLNVTGGTQSDGQSGANVFNTVGDSGAGTLNVSGGSYSIGHGLRVGVGAAPDGVVNITGGDLIVFRDANIKAVDWASFGGRGSIEIGDTALTGGGGRLQISGGSLATRAGVYLGETGFFRVVGSAPTSIGIGANGTLDGYWHQVPGSTLEIQIDETSKGVTPISVDITSGTGQGGGNVYFDAGSLLDVSFLGAENQGRFTVMTWDGTVTDNGLAFAPGVDTDLWSFSVNANSLTVQAGDGPFGVPGDFNSDNVVDAADYTVYRDNLGLDSAALNGNGTGESTVVPADYTLWQSQFGASNALSASATPVPEPGSLLLLMVGMAACGARRRA; the protein is encoded by the coding sequence ATGAAGATCCTACCACTTCGATTGCTTACTTGGCGATGTTTCGCCAAAGCACTCCTCGCGCCGGCGATGGCCATCGCGATCAGCAGCGCCGCTCAAGCGGTCGACTGGGACGGCGGCGGCGACGGAACGAGCTACCAGGACCCCCTGAACTGGGTCGACGACGACCCGACTTTCGCGGACCTCACGCGAAACATCAGCGGCGCCTTCACGGTCGAACGCAACGTCGATATCACCGTCAATCGCACCTTTGTCAATGGCGGCGCGGTGCTGAATGTCACCGGCGGCACGCAATCCGACGGCCAGTCCGGCGCCAACGTTTTCAACACCGTGGGAGACAGCGGCGCCGGCACGCTCAACGTGTCGGGAGGGTCCTACAGCATCGGGCACGGACTCCGCGTTGGGGTGGGCGCTGCTCCCGATGGCGTCGTGAATATTACCGGTGGCGACCTGATCGTGTTCCGCGACGCCAACATCAAAGCGGTAGACTGGGCCAGTTTCGGTGGACGCGGATCGATCGAGATTGGCGACACCGCTCTTACGGGTGGAGGGGGGCGTTTGCAAATCTCCGGGGGGTCGCTGGCGACGCGAGCCGGTGTGTATTTAGGCGAGACAGGTTTTTTCCGCGTCGTGGGCTCGGCGCCGACGTCGATCGGCATCGGCGCCAATGGAACCCTGGACGGCTATTGGCACCAGGTTCCGGGCAGCACGCTTGAAATCCAGATCGACGAAACCTCTAAGGGCGTGACGCCCATCTCGGTTGACATCACCAGCGGCACCGGCCAAGGGGGGGGCAACGTCTACTTTGACGCTGGTTCGCTTCTGGACGTGAGCTTCCTGGGCGCCGAGAACCAAGGCCGCTTTACCGTGATGACGTGGGATGGAACCGTCACCGACAATGGTCTTGCCTTCGCCCCCGGCGTCGACACCGACCTCTGGAGCTTCTCGGTCAACGCCAATAGCCTGACGGTCCAGGCCGGCGATGGCCCCTTCGGCGTGCCCGGCGACTTTAATAGCGACAACGTGGTCGACGCGGCCGACTACACGGTCTACCGCGACAACCTCGGATTGGACTCTGCCGCACTCAACGGCAACGGCACGGGCGAATCGACCGTCGTACCCGCCGACTACACCCTTTGGCAGAGCCAGTTCGGCGCCTCAAACGCTCTGTCCGCGTCGGCGACGCCGGTGCCTGAGCCCGGGTCGCTGCTGCTGCTGATGGTCGGCATGGCTGCTTGCGGGGCGCGGCGCCGGGCATAG
- a CDS encoding PEP-CTERM sorting domain-containing protein: MTAAVFAATLGGAQAAIWTGGGDGTSYEQDLNWDVVEAFPGSTRDINGAFTVTRAVDTNTNRTFVNGGAVLNVTAGNHDDSQSGAGIFNFVGDGSAGTTNLSGGVYAIGHGLRIGGGNEFSDGAFHVTGGELSVYRDANSSITPGNPAGRSSIQVGGQVAGSSGVFEVSGGSVVSRFGAHVGSTGVFSVVGSGATSINIGNNINGDGDWITRAGSLLKASIDAGGLTPIMVNDNADDGAGITVEIEDGSLLDLSFSGIAPVAGTWTVLVAENADIEWNSATGTGVGGIGGVTGYTLGLALSPSTAPGWSFAVDNSGANGLLTATYAVPEPSSLALLMLGGLFALQGRRRS; the protein is encoded by the coding sequence ATGACCGCCGCCGTCTTCGCCGCCACCCTCGGCGGCGCTCAGGCGGCGATTTGGACCGGCGGAGGAGATGGAACGAGCTACGAGCAGGACCTCAACTGGGATGTTGTTGAAGCGTTTCCCGGGAGCACGCGAGACATCAACGGCGCGTTTACCGTGACACGCGCGGTCGACACCAACACGAACCGGACCTTTGTGAACGGCGGCGCTGTCTTGAATGTTACTGCCGGCAATCATGACGATAGCCAATCAGGCGCGGGCATCTTCAACTTTGTTGGCGACGGCAGTGCTGGCACAACCAACCTGTCTGGCGGAGTCTACGCGATCGGGCATGGGCTGCGGATTGGTGGAGGCAACGAATTCTCCGATGGTGCCTTCCACGTTACCGGCGGTGAGCTGAGCGTTTATCGTGATGCGAACTCCTCTATCACCCCCGGAAACCCCGCCGGACGCTCCTCGATACAAGTCGGAGGCCAGGTCGCCGGCAGCTCGGGAGTCTTTGAAGTCTCCGGCGGTTCTGTGGTGTCTCGTTTCGGAGCGCACGTAGGCTCAACCGGTGTGTTCAGTGTCGTCGGTTCGGGTGCGACATCGATCAATATCGGGAACAACATCAACGGCGACGGCGATTGGATCACCCGGGCAGGCAGCCTATTGAAGGCTTCGATTGACGCTGGCGGCCTTACGCCCATCATGGTCAACGACAACGCCGATGATGGCGCGGGCATCACGGTTGAGATCGAGGACGGCTCGTTGCTGGACCTGAGTTTCTCCGGGATCGCCCCGGTTGCCGGCACGTGGACCGTGCTGGTGGCGGAGAACGCGGACATCGAGTGGAACTCGGCAACCGGCACGGGTGTCGGCGGCATCGGCGGCGTCACCGGGTATACCCTCGGACTGGCGCTCTCGCCTTCGACCGCACCCGGCTGGAGTTTCGCCGTCGACAATTCCGGGGCGAACGGCTTGCTGACCGCGACCTACGCCGTCCCTGAGCCGTCCTCGCTCGCGCTCTTGATGCTCGGTGGACTCTTCGCCTTGCAAGGGCGTCGCAGGTCGTAA